A window from Athalia rosae chromosome 5, iyAthRosa1.1, whole genome shotgun sequence encodes these proteins:
- the LOC105682899 gene encoding uncharacterized protein LOC105682899 isoform X1, which translates to MSSWTERMHRRAATLGNVVTSCGHPSSVTPYPRRLEKVKFGVPLDEVCKNDIPGPLLVLILKLNKEAPLRKDVFRAPGHQGNMKKLVHFLQTGRLVNMDNFSVYTIASVLKKFLRKIPGGVFGKEGEQQLFSVIQLDSVEQQRDQIHKLITSLPTYTQRLLVLLFGTFRVVAVNSERAQTGMSSEALGVSVAPSFFQSCVSDGKTAKMEDVLRFKAEVSVATRIMKFMIDNFGVSNLFGRENYEFYARITGRILKVEEDWIFSFRYPPDTLVSRQLSLEAEKTWLQYECERWGLKFNLESMSHQEESQSTPALIHVPESLDLTSSLGIIPENTLLESYTRLSVSLEENGLFQASSRSSSNGSHHSRHAGMTLDELRAVNRYAESTKSLSYLPQVHERQTARMRTRSEWFLTPIGERIATTDSDPTALHILRGSNRSSSGNIATGLSASAESVKRPSLRRTSSREKSRLHRSSSRRNKENGAKVRAVEATKSRSSDVSKAKTIRVSLDPPAEKMSKNNEEISNDKDRSVAQRNESPIGPQDCTEMDVQTFHVTLTYKPRI; encoded by the exons atgaGCAGCTGGACGGAAAGAATGCATCGGCGAGCAGCGACGTTGGGAAATGTTGTGACAAGCTGCGGTCACCCATCCTCAGTAACGCCATATCCCAGGCGGCTTGAAAA aGTGAAATTTGGAGTACCCCTAGATGAAGTCTGCAAAAATGATATACCTGGTCCATTATTA GTTCTAATTctcaaattgaacaaagaaGCGCCGTTGCGAAAGGATGTGTTTCGAGCACCTGGACATCAAGGAAACATGAAGAagctcgttcattttttgcaAACTGGTCGTTTGGTAAACATGGATAATTTCAGTGTTTATACGATAGCTAGTGTTCTGAAAAAGTTTCTGCGCAAGATACCTGGAGGAGTATTTGGTAAAGAAGGTGAGCAGCAGTTATTTTCGGTGATACAATTGGACAGCGTAGAGCAACAAAGGGACCAAATCCACAA ATTAATCACATCTCTACCAACTTACACCCAACGTCTGCTTGTATTACTATTTGGTACGTTCAGAGTAGTAGCCGTTAATAGTGAAAGAGCTCAAACGGGTATGTCGAGTGAGGCGCTTGGGGTATCTGTGGCTCCCTCCTTTTTCCAGAGTTGTGTTAGCGATGGGAAAACAGCCAAGATGGAGGATGTACTCAGGTTTAAG GCGGAGGTCTCA GTTGCAACACGTATAATGAAGTTTATGATCGACAATTTTGGAGTTTCAAATCTGTTCGGGAGAGAAAACTACGAGTTCTACGCTCGAATTACAggaagaattttgaaagtgGAGGAAGACTGGATCTTCAGCTTTCGTTATCCCCCTGACACCTTAGTTTCTA GACAATTATCACTAGAAGCAGAAAAAACATGGCTACAATATGAATGTGAAAGATGGGGCCTCAAATTTAATTTAGAAT CAATGTCCCACCAAGAAGAGTCACAATCAACACCAGCTTTAATTCATGTGCCAGAATCGTTGGATCTCACTTCATCCCTTGGAATAATACCTGAAAATACTTTGCTCGAAAGTTACACAAGACTCTCAGTTAGTCTTGAAGAGAATGGCTTATTTCAG gcATCGAGCAGATCGTCGAGTAACGGTAGCCATCACTCCAGGCACGCTGGTATGACGTTGGATGAGCTAAGGGCAGTCAATCGGTACGCAGAGAGTACGAAGAGTCTCAGTTATTTACCTCAG GTGCACGAACGGCAAACAGCAAGAATGCGCACTAGATCGGAATGGTTTTTGACGCCAATCGGCGAACGAATCGCAACCACAGATAGCGACCCCACAGCACTGCATATCTTGCGTGGGTCGAACAGATCATCTTCGGGTAATATTG CTACTGGGCTCAGTGCAAGTGCAGAATCTGTTAAAAGACCAAGCCTTCGCAGAACGTCCTCCAGGGAAAAATCACGGTTGCATCGTAGCTCTTCACGTAGGAATAAAGAGAATGGAGCAAAAGTACGGGCTGTAGAAGCTACAAAATCTCGTTCGTCGGATGTTTCGAAAGCAAAGACTATTAGGGTCTCATTAGACCCGCCAGCAGAGAAGATGTCAAAAAAcaatgaagaaatttcaaatgacAAAGACAGATCTGTCGCACAAAGGAATGAGAGCCCGATAGGGCCACAAGATTGCACTGAAATGGATGTACAAACTTTTCACGTGACATTAACTTACAAACCGAGGATATAG
- the LOC105682899 gene encoding uncharacterized protein LOC105682899 isoform X2 — MSSWTERMHRRAATLGNVVTSCGHPSSVTPYPRRLEKVKFGVPLDEVCKNDIPGPLLVLILKLNKEAPLRKDVFRAPGHQGNMKKLVHFLQTGRLVNMDNFSVYTIASVLKKFLRKIPGGVFGKEGEQQLFSVIQLDSVEQQRDQIHKLITSLPTYTQRLLVLLFGTFRVVAVNSERAQTGMSSEALGVSVAPSFFQSCVSDGKTAKMEDVLRFKVATRIMKFMIDNFGVSNLFGRENYEFYARITGRILKVEEDWIFSFRYPPDTLVSRQLSLEAEKTWLQYECERWGLKFNLESMSHQEESQSTPALIHVPESLDLTSSLGIIPENTLLESYTRLSVSLEENGLFQASSRSSSNGSHHSRHAGMTLDELRAVNRYAESTKSLSYLPQVHERQTARMRTRSEWFLTPIGERIATTDSDPTALHILRGSNRSSSGNIATGLSASAESVKRPSLRRTSSREKSRLHRSSSRRNKENGAKVRAVEATKSRSSDVSKAKTIRVSLDPPAEKMSKNNEEISNDKDRSVAQRNESPIGPQDCTEMDVQTFHVTLTYKPRI; from the exons atgaGCAGCTGGACGGAAAGAATGCATCGGCGAGCAGCGACGTTGGGAAATGTTGTGACAAGCTGCGGTCACCCATCCTCAGTAACGCCATATCCCAGGCGGCTTGAAAA aGTGAAATTTGGAGTACCCCTAGATGAAGTCTGCAAAAATGATATACCTGGTCCATTATTA GTTCTAATTctcaaattgaacaaagaaGCGCCGTTGCGAAAGGATGTGTTTCGAGCACCTGGACATCAAGGAAACATGAAGAagctcgttcattttttgcaAACTGGTCGTTTGGTAAACATGGATAATTTCAGTGTTTATACGATAGCTAGTGTTCTGAAAAAGTTTCTGCGCAAGATACCTGGAGGAGTATTTGGTAAAGAAGGTGAGCAGCAGTTATTTTCGGTGATACAATTGGACAGCGTAGAGCAACAAAGGGACCAAATCCACAA ATTAATCACATCTCTACCAACTTACACCCAACGTCTGCTTGTATTACTATTTGGTACGTTCAGAGTAGTAGCCGTTAATAGTGAAAGAGCTCAAACGGGTATGTCGAGTGAGGCGCTTGGGGTATCTGTGGCTCCCTCCTTTTTCCAGAGTTGTGTTAGCGATGGGAAAACAGCCAAGATGGAGGATGTACTCAGGTTTAAG GTTGCAACACGTATAATGAAGTTTATGATCGACAATTTTGGAGTTTCAAATCTGTTCGGGAGAGAAAACTACGAGTTCTACGCTCGAATTACAggaagaattttgaaagtgGAGGAAGACTGGATCTTCAGCTTTCGTTATCCCCCTGACACCTTAGTTTCTA GACAATTATCACTAGAAGCAGAAAAAACATGGCTACAATATGAATGTGAAAGATGGGGCCTCAAATTTAATTTAGAAT CAATGTCCCACCAAGAAGAGTCACAATCAACACCAGCTTTAATTCATGTGCCAGAATCGTTGGATCTCACTTCATCCCTTGGAATAATACCTGAAAATACTTTGCTCGAAAGTTACACAAGACTCTCAGTTAGTCTTGAAGAGAATGGCTTATTTCAG gcATCGAGCAGATCGTCGAGTAACGGTAGCCATCACTCCAGGCACGCTGGTATGACGTTGGATGAGCTAAGGGCAGTCAATCGGTACGCAGAGAGTACGAAGAGTCTCAGTTATTTACCTCAG GTGCACGAACGGCAAACAGCAAGAATGCGCACTAGATCGGAATGGTTTTTGACGCCAATCGGCGAACGAATCGCAACCACAGATAGCGACCCCACAGCACTGCATATCTTGCGTGGGTCGAACAGATCATCTTCGGGTAATATTG CTACTGGGCTCAGTGCAAGTGCAGAATCTGTTAAAAGACCAAGCCTTCGCAGAACGTCCTCCAGGGAAAAATCACGGTTGCATCGTAGCTCTTCACGTAGGAATAAAGAGAATGGAGCAAAAGTACGGGCTGTAGAAGCTACAAAATCTCGTTCGTCGGATGTTTCGAAAGCAAAGACTATTAGGGTCTCATTAGACCCGCCAGCAGAGAAGATGTCAAAAAAcaatgaagaaatttcaaatgacAAAGACAGATCTGTCGCACAAAGGAATGAGAGCCCGATAGGGCCACAAGATTGCACTGAAATGGATGTACAAACTTTTCACGTGACATTAACTTACAAACCGAGGATATAG